In a single window of the Nicotiana tomentosiformis chromosome 10, ASM39032v3, whole genome shotgun sequence genome:
- the LOC104089083 gene encoding heavy metal-associated isoprenylated plant protein 37 has protein sequence MTKDEDFKLLKIQTCVLRVNIHCDGCKQKVKKLLQRIEGVYQVNIDVEQQKVAVSGSVDSETLIKKLVKAGKHAELWSQKTNQSQKQNPNCIKDNKNNKNQKQQGLIKGLESHKNQQKVNLVQEEVDYLDEDDDDEEVDGCTEEEMRFMMRERARQMALFRQQAEANNNAKKAMAAAMANGKANNNNVGNVNNGKKQVPIQNMTMKPNPGANIDQRTMAAMKMNMNNAAQLGGGQNHVNVNLGEAAKMGNDINSMMNFAGFHGNNGATGNNVAAILNGGGGGNVNSISGGGFQVHPNNVMQGSLAGGGHNPSASMLMNMNNGVQQQQYNPSSVLMNLQNRHAMQQPQMMYNRSPFIPPSTGYYYNNNSNNYGQVPYTSYVDPYYTIPAAAVDQSATTSHMFSDENPSSCSIM, from the exons ATGACTAAAGATGAAGACTTTAAGCTACTCAAGATCCAG ACTTGTGTGCTCAGAGTGAATATACATTGTGATGGGTGCAAGCAGAAAGTGAAGAAGCTGCTTCAGAGAATTGAAG GTGTTTATCAAGTAAACATAGATGTGGAGCAGCAAAAAGTGGCAGTTTCTGGTAGTGTAGATTCTGAAACTTTGATTAAAAAGTTAGTTAAGGCTGGTAAACATGCTGAGCTTTGGTCTCAAAAGACTAATCAAAGTCAGAAACAAAACCCCAACTGCATCAAGgataacaagaacaacaaaaaTCAAAAGCAGCAAGGTTTAATTAAGGGTCTTGAATCCCACAAGAATCAGCAAAAGGTCAATCTTGTGCAAGAGGAAGTCGATTATCTCGAcgaggatgatgatgatgaggaagtAGATGGTTGTACTGAGGAAGAGATGAGGTTTATGATGAGGGAAAGAGCAAGACAAATGGCTCTTTTTAGACAACAAGCTGAAGCAAATAACAACGCAAAGAAAGCTATGGCTGCTGCTATGGCCAATGGTAAAGCAAACAACAACAATGTTGGTAATGTGAATAATGGCAAGAAACAAGTCCCTATTCAGAATATGACAATGAAGCCAAATCCAGGAGCTAATATCGACCAAAGAACAATGGCTGCAATGAAGATGAACATGAACAATGCTGCTCAATTAGGTGGAGGTCAAAATCATGTCAATGTCAATCTTGGTGAGGCGGCGAAAATGGGAAATGACATAAATTCAATGATGAATTTTGCTGGCTTTCATGGGAATAACGGGGCGACTGGTAACAATGTTGCTGCAATCCTGAATGGAGGAGGAGGTGGAAATGTCAATTCTATAAGTGGAGGAGGATTTCAGGTTCATCCAAATAATGTAATGCAAGGATCTTTAGCCGGTGGCGGTCATAATCCTTCTGCTTCAATGCTAATGAACATGAACAATGGAGTCCAACAGCAGCAGTACAATCCGTCGTCCGTGCTAATGAATTTGCAGAACAGGCATGCTATGCAACAACCTCAGATGATGTACAATAGGTCTCCTTTCATTCCTCCATCAACAGGTTATTactataataataatagtaataattatGGTCAAGTCCCCTACACTTCCTATGTTGATCCTTA